One region of Acyrthosiphon pisum isolate AL4f unplaced genomic scaffold, pea_aphid_22Mar2018_4r6ur Scaffold_21676;HRSCAF=24574, whole genome shotgun sequence genomic DNA includes:
- the LOC100573385 gene encoding ATP-dependent DNA helicase PIF1-like: MAAVDDNRDVPKLFYVDGPGGTGKTTLYGCLIWSLRNMGRSVLSVAFTGIAATLMDGGMTVHSTFGLPFGTLNEDSTSSIAMQSLRARRIREAALIVWDEAPMSPGLQLTVVDRLLKDIMQSELPFGGKTVLFAGDFRQILPMVRRGTRAAIVAASIRHHHLWDVFERFSLTQNMRANNDADFAAWLLQLGNGQLPAVDGNVNTVEIPRNMVCDIANLIDFVYPQQMSLINVDDFARKIILCRRNEDCRQVNRTVLQRVTGAARTYTAIDTVVADDVDEIANYPTEFLNSLEPDGLPPYRLTLVVGSVVMLLRNLDPKIRLCNGTRLVVTELRRNNFKARLLADAGEGQDDIVIPRIPLSSSGDDDLPFTMRRVQFPVRLSFAMTINKSQGQTFDRVGLLLPSRCLRTDNCTLRSHESGTRNQ; the protein is encoded by the coding sequence ATGGCGGCCGTCGACGACAACCGCGACGTCCCGAAATTGTTCTACGTCGACGGGCCCGGAGGTACGGGGAAAACGACGCTTTACGGCTGCCTAATATGGTCGCTCCGCAACATGGGCAGATCCGTGTTGTCCGTGGCGTTCACGGGAATAGCGGCGACGCTCATGGACGGTGGTATGACCGTTCACTCGACGTTCGGTTTGCCCTTCGGTACGCTCAACGAAGATTCTACGTCGTCAATCGCCATGCAGTCTCTGCGCGCGCGTAGGATACGCGAGGCGGCACTCATCGTCTGGGACGAAGCGCCCATGTCTCCGGGGCTCCAACTGACGGTGGTCGACCGGTTGCTGAAGGACATAATGCAATCGGAACTACCGTTCGGTGGTAAGACGGTTCTATTCGCGGGTGACTTCAGACAGATACTGCCGATGGTCCGCAGGGGGACGAGGGCCGCGATCGTGGCGGCTTCAATCAGACACCACCATCTGTGGGACGTCTTCGAGCGTTTCAGCCTGACGCAGAACATGCGGGCCAACAACGACGCGGACTTTGCCGCCTGGTTGCTTCAACTCGGCAACGGCCAGCTGCCCGCGGTCGACGGAAATGTGAACACCGTCGAAATCCCCCGGAATATGGTATGTGACATAGCtaatttgattgattttgttTACCCGCAGCAAATGTCGTTGATTAACGTCGACGACTTTGCTCGGAAAATTATTCTCTGTCGCCGGAACGAGGATTGTAGACAGGTCAATCGCACGGTGCTGCAACGCGTCACGGGTGCCGCGAGAACCTACACCGCCATAGACACGGTGGTGGCGGACGACGTGGACGAGATTGCCAACTACCCGACCGAGTTTTTGAACTCGCTGGAGCCCGACGGACTTCCTCCGTACAGGCTGACGCTGGTGGTCGGTTCCGTGGTCATGCTGCTGCGGAACCTCGATCCGAAAATCAGACTGTGCAACGGAACAAGGTTAGTGGTTACGGAACTGAGGCGCAACAACTTCAAAGCGAGGTTGTTGGCGGACGCGGGGGAAGGGCAGGACGACATCGTCATCCCCAGGATACCGCTGTCGTCCAGCGGAGACGACGACCTGCCCTTCACCATGCGTCGGGTTCAGTTCCCGGTGAGACTTTCGTTTGCGATGACGATCAACAAGTCTCAGGGTCAAACTTTCGACAGAGTTGGTTTGCTTCTGCCGTCCCGGTGTTTACGCACGGACAACTGTACGTTGCGTTCTCACGAAAGCGGGACTCGGAATCAATAA